A window of Centroberyx gerrardi isolate f3 chromosome 6, fCenGer3.hap1.cur.20231027, whole genome shotgun sequence genomic DNA:
AGCGGACAGCCTCCAGACACTAAAGCCAAAAGGCCTGCATTCCTGAGGGGTAAAGTGTCCAAAATGGTGAGGAACCTTTTCCGAAAAATGAGCTGTCAATGACCAACAGCGCGACCCAGATTAACACAGTGATGCATGGTGTTTCTCCATGTCCTCATTGGTAATAGGCCTAACCCCTTTACAGTACTGGAAGTAGCTGAATGGCATATAAGCTTGTTTTAGACATAGCACAGACAAGACGTCATTGACTCCTGTTTTACATGGTAGTTACTTGCCCCTAAAACAACAAGCAATGAAGAGCAAGAAAGAGCAGCAATTTCAGTGTGAGGGAATTGCTTAAAGAGATGTAACATATGTAACATATGTGATGTGTCtaaaacacacatcacatctTGTTGTTATTCCTGTAAACTTGGAGAGCTCGGTCGGGATATaacaacatgaacaactctctcccacagctagaaacaagagagagcaaAGACACAGTGGCAATACCCGAGGTGATTTTACAGGTATATGGGCTCATTTGCTGGTTTAAACGGTTACAATTAAATTGCAATGACTACAAAAGTTCAACTAAACACTGACTCGACAAAGTCAGTCCCCAGTTTCCAACTTATTAAATGGAGCAGTTTTTCCTGGTATCACAAATTTGAACATTGGTTCTCTGGTCTCTAGCTATGGCGGGCTTGTTCATTTTCAAAAGTATTGACTAAACTGTCCATGTTCATGTTTACTGTACATGTTTTTCTACAGATTATTTCCCCACATCAATTCAAACTATCATCGACACTACAAGATATCATAAGGAGATGGAGAAAGCTTATTTATAACCCTGCTACAACTTATACCTATCAAAGcctcaacaacaaacaaaatgtcaggGCTTGAGGTTGAAGCTACGGCTGAGTGTCAGCATTACTTACTTGGATAAGGATACTCCTCCAGCTTTCCCAATGAGCTCCTCGTGGTGGAGCACAGCATCATTCCAAGGAATGTTGAGGAATTTTAGCAGTGTCCTCATCCACTTCTCGGGATGGAGGACCAACTGTTCGTAGTGCACGGGCAGGCACTTATCGGCTGCCTCCAGGCATTGAGTGTACATGGTCTCTATGGCCCGATTCCACTTGGTTAGGCAGTCCCGGTAGCTACCCAGGTCGAAGCCGGCGATGGTCACCTTCCGTGAGATCATGGAGTGGACTGAAGCCCGGCCGTCGCGAATCATGAGCACAAACTTGGCACGGGGGAAGATCTTGGCCAGGTAGGAAAGCGACTTGAGCGCAAAAGGGTCCTTGTTGCAGAGGAAGTTGGCTGGCTCGCCGTGTTTGACGATGATCTCTAGCAGGAAGGCCTGCATGGCGGCGTCTAGCACCTCATCCGTCACGCCGGCCTCGTCCAGGCGCATTTTCTCCCGGCCCGAGCGGCTCCACATCTGCTTCATGGCCAGGATGCGCGGGATGACGCGGGTCTCCTCGCCGCAGCGCACCTCCGGGTGGGCATCCAGCATGGCTCGCATTAGCGTGGTCCCACTGCGGGGCACGCCACCAATGAAGACGAGTGGCATGTCCTTGTTGTAAACAAAAGGTGTGCTAAGGTTCTGGCCTGTCCGTAGGGTGGTCCGCATGCTGCCTCCCAGTGCCGACAGAGGCAGAACCCCACCTGGCTGGCTGCGCTCCTCAATGCGATGGTGGCACTCCATAGCATGGCGGCCCAGGTAAAAGACCGTGACGGAGCTGATGACCAGGCAGGCCACCAGCAAGTTCTGTTTCAGCTTGCCTATCATCTTGCAGATGGGAGAGGACAGTGTCACCACAGGGGCAATttaggaggaggggtgggaagaaggggtggaggggtaaTTGCGGCTCCCTCCCTTCAAGGTTGTTTGCTGGGAACCAGGCGTGGCTCGCGCTCCCTGGTGCACAGCAGTCGTTGAGTCCCCAGCTCCATGAGGCCTGGAGGGTGGCACAAAACAGAGGGACATAGTTAGCTCTAATTAtacagcagcactgcagcatTCATCCAGCAAAGTTAAAAGCAAAACTTACTCAAAACTACTCCAACACCAACTCATGTGCCAGATTATTTTTAAACGAATTCATGTGACAGATGTCAGGCAACAAGACACTCAGCTGTCATTATCGTATTCACATCAAAAGCCTCTCAGAACAAATCTACAGAGGAGAAACTTGTCTTTGAGTCAGTAATCACCACATTCCCTCTAGCTGACAGACCTTTTGATCTCAGGCCAACACCACTGTTCAACTCTGGAGCAGAAAAACAAGCCTCGTGTCACAAAGTTGACATAAAACTGCTTCAGACACAATTATGACAATGGAGTTGCCACCAGACCAAGTGAATAAACTCCGTCCCACAGAGGTTCTAGGAGAGTCAGAAGACGCAATGGGCAGACATTCAGCCCACTAAAGGATAAGTGAGTAAGAATCTCTGCTGACAAGAGATTGAGAGTGTGAAAAAAGCGCAGCTCTAGATATGCATTTAGTCAGAGGATAGCTCTATTTTTCATCCTGCGTGacactgttttgtctttttattctcTGGTAGCACATAGATCATCCGTGGCAGAAACATGATGTTTAGCCTTTACCCTCTAATTTGGACATGGGCAAGCACACAAACTTGTCCTTCTGAAGACAGGGCGGTGTGTTCTtgtacataacacacacatacactgcacaTAAAGCCTACACACCGCAGTGCGCTGGCTGACAGCttcccctctgctgctgctggaagtAACTGCCGCAGGCTGAATACAGCTTATTTGTCGTGAGGTTTTCTATACGCTGGCTGGCCCACCATAGTCACCCTTCTGAACATATGGCCTGGCTGGGGGGGGGCAAAGAAGCCACAGCAGGTCAATGCACAGCTGAAGTCCCAGTGCTGCAGGGCTGCAGACAAACGACCAGTCTTCATCTGtgcagaggaaaaagaaagggcTTCTTCCTCCTTACTTTCATGCTCCCCACAGTAAGGGGTTGATTATGACTGGAGATCGACAAACATTAGGGCTAAGCCTATACGAACTAATGAAAACTTCTTCCTAACCACATATGCACTCTGCACTTTAGTTTCTCATTTGGTTAACTTGAATTGAAACTTGAAACGtcagtgggtggggagtttttgttccaaaatagagtaagggccagaaagtgagttttgaaagccagaaatctcagcacctggtcaAGTAGGCTAATCCTTgtgtcattggtattgatcaataaccttAACCCACCACAtatatattatggtaattttagTTAAAATCTTACTTGCTGCACCTTAAACTTTTTGCTCCGGAAATTCCAGAATCAGATTGCCTCCGATAGTTAGGTAAACAATGCAAACCCAGTCACGTTATTCGATCTGCCGAGTGCGGGTGTGTCCCACATCATCGTGAGCATTATGGTTAACAGGCTCTGTCAGCATTGTTCCGAGGCAGTGCCACAGTAGTGACTCTGACATCACTATGTGACACGACGCTGTTCATCACAGCATAGCAATGAACCCAGCGCAGCCGACTCCGACTCGATGTCAGGGAGACTGTTTGGATGCGTCTTAACCTCAATCACCTGGCAATGAACTGCACTACAGTAGAACTACAGCAGAATGTCATACACTTATGTTCCTATGCATACAGTACCAGGTACATGCTCACCTTGCATAGGGTCACAAGGTGgcagtcccacacacacacacacacacacaaagtgtttATAATGCCACAGGAATACACATCTTGCATAATGGGAaagtgctgacacacacacacctcagaaaATTCATTTATATTTATGGCATCGGTCTCTCCGCAGGCCAACAAGCCTGGAACTGAGCGCCATGAGATGAGGCAAGATGCTGTCATCCTCTCTTACTCACTTCCTTGTTCTAACTTTCAAAGCTTTAATTACAGACTTGATTCACCATTAGCGAAGACATTATTACAGAGTGGCGTCCAGTGACCTAGGAGTGTGCGATAAGTGTGAGGATGAAGGAACCCCCGGATTCTAGATCCCGAGGTCTTCACGTAGAGCTATGTTTAGAAACTCCTTTCTGCCTCGAGAAGCCGAGTCAACTTTAGCTGCTGACGGAGGTAGAAATCAACAATTTCCATCCCTGCAGAGCCCGGCCCTAACAAAACCACACACTGGCTAAGAAGCACAAAACTTGAAGACGGGAAtaagatgaaaataaatgagGAAACAAAAGCCAACTCCAGTCCACAAATATGTGTGGACTGGAAGTTTAGATAATGATGACACCTCAGGAAGACATGAAGGAGCTTTACTAAATAGTACAAAGCTATTATTATATCAGCATCATCTCTATAATGGTTAGCCTTTTATGCAAAatcatccagtcatccagtaatcaaacaaattgcacgtccacctccgatatgatggaaaTGATACATATGATGatacatatttattatacaattgattaatattacactggttgtctatgggaagatcttaacatgaactgttcttctaatgtgacatttttattggattttattggacattatcattatttattatctttattatttatccagggtttcagtgtagttttagtgtcccatggtctaaatgctgtttgaaaatgctggaggAAACACTTAATACTTCAAACTTTTCAgaattttggcatgaaaacgttCAAATTTAAAGTAACTGAGTGTCGACACAACATATTGGCTATCGGCAGATTCATTCGAAAAATACCGGTATCGGTCCACAAAAGCCGTATCGGTTGAACCATAATTTCTATAACATTTGCCTGGAAAACAGAATTGGTTTCAAGTCTCAGGTAGTCTCAGGCAAAAGCAGACCTGACCGAGATAGTACAGAATATTTAACCTATGTAGAACAAGAGATTTTGCTTCATCTATCCATATTTGAACCTGTCTGTGTCCAAATATTTGATAccatattttaatgtatttttaccCAGGTCTGGACAAACCAGGCCAAGTCCATTAAGCTCTCTCCCACCCGTTGCCTCTTTGACACCATGTTGCCAACTGCTTCTCAGTGGGCTATTTACAACTGAGAAGACAAGTGGCTGTCGCTTCGTCTAGGCAAACTCCCTCCGCTGTCAAGTCATTACACAAGCAAGCAGCATTACACAACAAAACATTACACCTAATGCATTACCTTGCATTAGACTGAGCTGCAGCTGAATACTTCCAAAGTGCCTCCTCCCCTGCTATTACTGTACAAAACGGTAAATACAAATGTTCTGACAATGTTAATTTCTTTCCTGTCCTATGGCTGggctttgtctttttatttcagCCCACCCACGCAATCTCACACCTCTGTGTCTTCTCCTTGGTGACTCAGTGttgaagggagggggggaagccACAAAGCGAGCCGGGCTGCCAACACCTTTAGTCTATTAGTGGGAGTACGAGTGGGGCCTGCTGTTTCCCCAAGGCTGCCTTAACTGCCCTTCaaggaaaaaatccacccttggatactcttgcgatgttagatatcatcaatttgtgatgttcaatgcattccaggagtttttTAACCTCtatttaaccaggtaagtcccattgagattataAATCTCTTAAGCAGCGGCACAGAAagctacagacagacatgacagaatataacaaacaaaaagtatAAAGTACACAAtgctatgatggatttctccctgaaAGTCGGTGCAAAAATGATGAAGTCTAATTCGCCAGCAAACAacaaatgggcccagaaatgtgGGGTACATTGCCAAAAGCCgtttttagagtggatttttcccttaGTTATTATCTAGCAGTCCCATGCTTGGCGCTGTTGATGTTTTGGCTAAATACAAGGCTCTACAAgtgaagaaaatggaaaagtaTACAACGGCTCTAGATCCAGGAGGACCTTCAGAGGTAAAGCGTTCCGATGGCAGACCCGATGCGCTGAATAACTGCGGTTGAGCTCCGGCGCGGTGTCATGTTACACCTTTCACCGGGCCTGAAATAAaggatgtgtttgtgttaaaTTAATTGAGGCTCTTCTCTCCCGTTACTGATATCGTATCCTCCTCGCAGGATATTTTTCCATTGATCTGTtagtggaggcggcggaggctGGGCTGCTCTCGGCGGAGCGACGGTGAAACCAGACCACATCAACACTTAATAACGAGGGAGGCGCTGCACTCTGCGAGGCCCCGCTAGAGACGATGTGAAGGGGTTTGCGAAACGGGAGAAAGAAGAGCAAGAAACCAGTTTTTGAGAACGTTTCTTCCACTGCTTCAGTCATTTCTGTTCTGACATGAATTGCTCGATAGGAATGCCAGCCAGGTTAAAGGCGTTTTTTCTACTGTTCCAATAATTAGTGGGTAAAGTCTCACTACATCTGGCGTAGCAAAGGGAAGTcgactgttttttttactttgggAGCTCTTATGAGAGACTGGCAGAATTCAAATAAACCAAGTTTAGAACGCTTCACTTCCACACGTATCGCACTTCCACATTTATCAGCGTAATCTAAGTTCTTGAAATAACGTACAAGCGCTTTCACTCTAATTACATATACAACTACTTCCTTCTTCCCATTTCCTCTAATGTAGCCTCTAGAAACCGTGACATCAGCGCGCATGAAGATTTTTATCAAATACAGCAAACCAAAGTCTACATTAGGGCTGCCCAGTTCGTAAGTGTATAACTGTATTTCTCAATGTTAGCCTCCctccacaattaataatcatTATACTATAACTTAATTTAATTTAGAATGTGTGCTGCTAACCCCATCATATCAAGCACTCCCATTAACATTGCTCCACTACTCACAACAAGCGCAGTCCAAGACTGGTAAGACTGGATAAACCCACTGATGACTGAAATGCAAATCCATTTCTCCGTTCTTTGGAAATACTTTGGTTACAACACTAGATGATATCAGACATGCACAGATGCCAGGCAGATTGCAGACTTTGCCTTAAGAGTTATTGCTGCACCTCAAAGTAATACTACCAATCTATTCACATCACCTCAAAGACCATCACTAAAACCAGGACGATGAGTGCATGAAGACCAAGGTTGCTGCAATGTCCTTGTCCTCTCCCTGCTACACTAATGGGACTGCTGAAGTGTAGATATATTGGTTTTCTGATATATccggctgatattggccttttattaaatttcagatatcagccagtcagtgttgtccatcaACAgtttgtaaaacctgcaattattttttttgtaaatgaattatTAACTTAATagattaatacatttaaaaaggcCCAAATATATCCCAGATTTTTGAGGGGTtcaccctgccttaaaacaattttgtttgtatgggtttcaatggagagttttagtgtcccatgatggtctaaatgctgtccgag
This region includes:
- the tpst1 gene encoding protein-tyrosine sulfotransferase 1 isoform X1, which translates into the protein MIGKLKQNLLVACLVISSVTVFYLGRHAMECHHRIEERSQPGGVLPLSALGGSMRTTLRTGQNLSTPFVYNKDMPLVFIGGVPRSGTTLMRAMLDAHPEVRCGEETRVIPRILAMKQMWSRSGREKMRLDEAGVTDEVLDAAMQAFLLEIIVKHGEPANFLCNKDPFALKSLSYLAKIFPRAKFVLMIRDGRASVHSMISRKVTIAGFDLGSYRDCLTKWNRAIETMYTQCLEAADKCLPVHYEQLVLHPEKWMRTLLKFLNIPWNDAVLHHEELIGKAGGVSLSKVERSTDQVIKPVNVEALSKWVGKIPADVLRDMAVIAPMLSRLGYDPHANPPNYGRPDPKVLDNTRRVFKGEFQLPDFLREQSQIQKSAERPNPS
- the tpst1 gene encoding protein-tyrosine sulfotransferase 1 isoform X2 — protein: MIGKLKQNLLVACLVISSVTVFYLGRHAMECHHRIEERSQPGGVLPLSALGGSMRTTLRTGQNLSTPFVYNKDMPLVFIGGVPRSGTTLMRAMLDAHPEVRCGEETRVIPRILAMKQMWSRSGREKMRLDEAGVTDEVLDAAMQAFLLEIIVKHGEPANFLCNKDPFALKSLSYLAKIFPRAKFVLMIRDGRASVHSMISRKVTIAGFDLGSYRDCLTKWNRAIETMYTQCLEAADKCLPVHYEQLVLHPEKWMRTLLKFLNIPWNDAVLHHEELIGKAGGVSLSKVERSTDQVIKPVNVEALSKWVGKIPADVLRDMAVIAPMLSRLGYDPHANPPNYGRPDPKVLDNTRRIQKSAERPNPS